One part of the Gossypium raimondii isolate GPD5lz chromosome 1, ASM2569854v1, whole genome shotgun sequence genome encodes these proteins:
- the LOC128040464 gene encoding secreted RxLR effector protein 161-like, translating into MKEMFEISDLELMTYFFGIEVKQTTKGIFLSQSSFTMKILDKFSIKNCKPTSTPMAVGMKLSRQGSGEPVYETMYKSLIGSLLYLTATRPDIMFTVSVISSFMNCCNDQHFQAAKRVLRYIKGTIDHGVLFKRSENMKLIGYVDSDWAGSCDDIRSTSGYAFSIGSGMFCSSSKKQNLVAQTTAEAEYVVAASAVN; encoded by the coding sequence atgaaggAAATGTTTGAAATCTCAGACCTGGAATTGATGACATACTTCTTTGGAATAGAGGTGAAGCAGACAACAAAAGGAATCTTTCTCAGTCAGAGTTCCTTTACTATGAAGATCCTGGATAAGTTCTCTATAAAGAACTGCAAGCCAACAAGCACACCAATGGCTGTTGGAATGAAGCTATCGAGGCAAGGGAGTGGTGAACCAGTTTACGAGACAATGTACAAGAGTCTCATTGGCAGTCTATTGTATTTGACTGCAACAAGACCCGATATTATGTTTACTGTTAGTGTGATATCTAGTTTCATGAATTGTTGCAATGATCAGCACTTTCAAGCAGCTAAAAGAGTGCTGAGATACATCAAAGGCACTATTGATCATGGTGTGTTGTTTAAAAGGTCTGAAAACATGAAGCTGATAGGCTATGTTGATAGTGACTGGGCTGGATCATGTGATGACATAAGGAGCACATCTGGATATGCATTTAGCATTGGCTCGGGCATGTTCTGCTCGAGTTCTAAGAAGCAGAATTTAGTTGCACAAACAACAGCAGAAGCTGAATATGTTGTTGCTGCATCTGCTGTGAACTAA